From Desmodus rotundus isolate HL8 chromosome 12, HLdesRot8A.1, whole genome shotgun sequence, one genomic window encodes:
- the APOE gene encoding apolipoprotein E translates to MKVLWAVLVVTLLAGCQADVEEVKLGQEPEPWQGNQPWEQALGRIWDYLRWVQTLSNKAQEELLGTQVTEELTVLMDDTVRELKAYKEELEKQLGPMTQETHARLSKELQAAQAQLQTDMEDLRTRLTQYRNEVQTLMGQNIEDARARLASQLRKLRKRLLRDAEDLQKRLALYQARAREGAERGVSAIRERFVPLMEQGQELAITASKPLREQAEALGQRLRGKLESVGNQARDQLDDMRDRMEQFQAKVEEQANQMRLQAETFHSRVKTWFEPLVQDMQRQWEELVGKVQSTLGTNSPPVPQENQ, encoded by the exons ATGAAGGTTCTGTGGGCTGTGTTGGTGGTCACACTCCTGGCAG GATGCCAGGCCGATGTGGAGGAGGTGAAGCTGGGGCAGGAGCCCGAGCCATGGCAGGGCAACCAGCCCTGGGAGCAGGCACTGGGCCGCATCTGGGATTACCTGCGCTGGGTGCAGACGCTGTCTAACAAGGCGCAGGAGGAGCTGCTTGGCACCCAGGTCACCGAGGAATTGAC AGTGTTGATGGATGACACCGTGAGGGAGTTGAAGGCCTACAAGGAGGAGCTGGAGAAGCAGCTGGGCCCCATGACCCAGGAGACGCATGCCCGCCTGTCCAAGGAGCTGCAGGCGGCGCAGGCCCAGCTGCAGACGGACATGGAGGACTTGCGCACCCGCCTGACCCAGTACCGCAACGAGGTACAGACCCTGATGGGCCAGAACATCGAAGATGCTCGGGCCCGCCTGGCCTCCCAACTGCGCAAGCTGCGCAAGCGGCTGCTCCGCGACGCTGAAGACCTGCAGAAGCGCCTGGCCCTCTACCAAGCCAGGGCCCGCGAGGGTGCAGAGCGCGGGGTCAGCGCCATCCGCGAGCGCTTTGTGCCGTTGATGGAGCAAGGCCAAGAGCTGGCCATCACTGCCAGCAAGCCACTGCGGGAACAGGCGGAGGCGTTGGGCCAGCGGCTGCGCGGAAAGCTGGAGTCGGTGGGCAACCAGGCCCGTGACCAACTGGACGACATGCGCGATCGGATGGAGCAGTTCCAGGCCAAGGTGGAAGAGCAGGCCAACCAGATGCGCCTGCAGGCGGAGACCTTCCATTCCCGCGTCAAGACCTGGTTCGAGCCCCTGGTGCAAGACATGCAGCGCCAGTGGGAGGAGCTGGTGGGAAAGGTGCAGTCAACCTTGGGCACCAACTCGCCCCCCGTGCCCCAGGAAAATCAATGA
- the TOMM40 gene encoding mitochondrial import receptor subunit TOM40 homolog, which yields MGNVLAASSPPAGPPPPPAPALVGLPPPPPSPPGFTLPPLGGGLGSGTGSGRGSERTPGTAAASATGTADDGACGCLPNPGTFEECHRKCKELFPIQMEGVKLTVNKGLSNHFQVNHTVALSTIGESNYHFGVTYVGTKQLSPTEAFPVLVGDMDNSGSLNAQVIHQLGPGLRSKMAIQTQQSKFVNWQVDGEYRGSDFTAAITLGNPDVLVGSGILVAHYLQSITPCLALGGELVYHRRPGEEGAVMSLAGKYTLNNWLATVTLGQAGMHATYYHKASDQLQVGVEFEASTRMQDTSVSFGYQLDLPKANLLFKGSVDSNWIVGATLEKKLPPLPLTLALGAFLNHRKNKFQCGFGLTIG from the exons ATGGGGAACGTGTTGGCCGCTAGCTCGCCTCCCGCAGGGCCGCCGCCACCGCCGGCGCCTGCCCTCGTGGGGCTGCCGCCGCCTCCGCCGTCTCCTCCGGGCTTCACGCTTCCGCCGCTCGGGGGCGGCCTGGGCTCTGGGACTGGCTCCGGCCGGGGTTCAGAACGGACCCCCGGGACTGCGGCCGCCAGCGCCACAGGGACCGCGGATGATGGGGCCTGCGGCTGCCTGCCCAACCCGGGCACGTTCGAGGAGTGCCACCGGAAGTGCAAGG AGCTGTTTCCTATTCAGATGGAAGGGGTCAAGCTCACAGTCAACAAAGGGTTGAGTAACCATTTCCAG gTGAACCACACAGTAGCTCTCAGCACAATCGGGGAGTCCAACTACCACTTCGGGGTCACATACGTGGGGACGAAGCAACTGAGTCCCACAGAG GCATTCCCCGTGTTGGTGGGTGACATGGACAATAGTGGCAGCCTCAACGCTCAGGTCATTCACCAGCTGGGCCCTGGCCTCAGGTCCAAGATGGCCATCCAG acCCAGCAGTCGAAGTTCGTGAACTGGCAGGTGGACGGGGAGTACCGGGGTTCTGACTTCACAGCAGCCATCACCCTGGGGAACCCCGACGTCCTGGTGGGTTCAG GAATCCTCGTGGCCCACTACCTCCAGAGCATCACGCCGTGTCTGGCCCTGGGCGGAGAGCTGGTCTACCACCGGCGGCCTGGGGAGGAGGGCGCCGTCATGTCTCTCGCTGGGAAATACACGT TGAACAACTGGCTGGCAACAGTGACGCTGGGACAGGCGGGCATGCACGCCACGTACTACCACAAAGCCAGTGACCAG CTGCAGGTAGGCGTGGAGTTTGAGGCCAGCACACGAATGCAGGACACGAGTGTCTCCTTCGGGTACCAGCTGGACCTGCCCAAGGCCAACCTCCTCTTCAAAG GCTCCGTGGACAGCAACTGGATCGTGGGCGCCACGCTGGAGAAGAAGCTCCCGCCCCTGCCCCTGACGCTGGCCCTCGGGGCCTTCCTGAATCACCGAAAGAACAAGTTCCAGTGTGGTTTTGGCCTCACCATCGGCTGA